A single region of the Pseudorhodoplanes sp. genome encodes:
- the ccmE gene encoding cytochrome c maturation protein CcmE — translation MTRKQRRLALIGTGLGVLALAAVLVLSALRDSIVFFNSPTDVVEKQVKPGTRIRLGGLVQPGTLDRKDLNARFEVTDGKTAIRVSYTGILPDLFREGQGVIAEGTLVEGGAFRADTVLAKHDETYMPKEVADALKKQGHWKDDYDKKGGAEAKKQ, via the coding sequence ATGACGCGCAAGCAACGGAGATTGGCGCTGATCGGAACCGGCCTCGGCGTGCTGGCGCTGGCGGCTGTGCTGGTGCTGAGCGCGCTCAGGGACTCCATCGTGTTCTTCAATTCGCCGACCGACGTCGTCGAAAAGCAGGTCAAGCCGGGCACGCGCATTCGTCTCGGCGGGCTGGTGCAGCCCGGCACGCTCGACCGCAAGGACCTGAATGCGCGCTTCGAGGTCACCGACGGCAAGACCGCCATTCGTGTCAGCTATACCGGCATTCTTCCCGACCTGTTCCGGGAAGGGCAGGGCGTGATCGCCGAGGGCACGCTGGTCGAGGGTGGCGCCTTCCGCGCCGACACCGTGCTCGCCAAGCATGATGAAACCTACATGCCGAAGGAGGTGGCCGACGCGCTGAAGAAGCAGGGCCACTGGAAGGACGATTACGACAAGAAGGGCGGCGCGGAGGCAAAGAAGCAGTGA
- a CDS encoding cytochrome c-type biogenesis protein codes for MRKLCALIVGVALVSATPVLAVQPDEILKDPALEARARALSQELRCMVCQNQSIDDSDAPLARDLRILVRERLQAGDSDKQVIDFLTDRYGDFVLLKPRLNAQTALLWSLPALVLLGGAAALAVFLRRQRQGGGQPGQPDSAQALTADEQKRLAEFVDGRR; via the coding sequence ATGAGGAAACTGTGTGCGCTCATTGTGGGTGTTGCGCTTGTCAGCGCCACGCCCGTGCTTGCGGTGCAGCCGGATGAAATCCTCAAAGACCCGGCGCTGGAGGCGCGCGCCCGCGCGCTCTCGCAAGAATTGCGCTGCATGGTCTGCCAGAACCAGTCGATCGACGATTCCGATGCGCCGCTGGCGCGCGATCTGCGCATCCTGGTGCGCGAGCGGTTGCAGGCCGGCGACAGCGACAAGCAGGTGATCGATTTCCTCACCGACCGTTATGGTGATTTCGTGTTGCTGAAGCCGCGCCTGAACGCGCAGACCGCCTTGCTCTGGTCGCTGCCGGCGCTGGTGCTGCTCGGCGGTGCGGCCGCACTCGCCGTGTTTCTGCGGCGCCAGCGCCAAGGCGGAGGGCAGCCGGGCCAGCCGGATTCGGCGCAGGCATTAACGGCGGACGAGCAAAAGCGGCTGGCGGAGTTTGTCGACGGGCGGCGCTGA
- a CDS encoding bifunctional [glutamine synthetase] adenylyltransferase/[glutamine synthetase]-adenylyl-L-tyrosine phosphorylase: MTSPASPSAATLAAAIAAGPYASDDPSARSKFDEWLSGLEDAVALKTTFEAHPKTEALIAGLAAYSPHLWDLASAEPNRLAALLLASPDARFRTLLQETRAALAATQDEAEAMRLLRRMKSEAALLIGLADIGGVWPIMQVTLALTELADTAVGGAVNFLLGDAVRRGKLMPADPARPDIGSGYIVLAMGKMGAFELNYSSDIDLIVFFEPEAPALAPDADAASIAIRVTRGLVKLLSERTADGYVFRVDLRLRPDPASTQIAISTPAALDYYEHRGQNWERSALIKARPCAGDIAAGEAILKELSPFVWRKYMDFAALADIHAMKRQIHVYKGHGEIAVAGHNIKLGRGGIREIEFFVQTQQLIAGGRHPELRQRRTLATLGVLVAGKWVAETAARDLEAAYLFLRTVEHRLQMVADEQTHILPDDPQELERFARFLGHATAKEFAEALLQHLHKVQDHYSHLFEQALPEGADQIFVFPKDADDPETLDRLAAMGFRNPLEISAIIRTWFSGQYMALRSEFARTQLNELVPFLIAHLARSENKDAALLGFDRFLVSLHGMGGGQLISLLRQNQDLLSLLMLILTNAPRLAEILAQHPQVMDALIDPAFFGELPDEQKLTDTLYRSLDQSSSYEDMLDRLRIFGQEQMFLIGARILSGTVTAVQAGEVFARLADVIIGALHVAVENRFIETYGRIAGQKTALLALGKLGGREMTASSDLDLILLYDFDEAQPESQGGRPLYGAQYFARLTQRLISALTARTNHGALYEVDMRLRPSGRSGPVATKIDSFRDYQENEAWTWEHMALTRARVVSATPGFREKAEAVIRDVLSRARDARTIADDAAEMRRAIAQEKGEGDRWDLKYAAGGLIDVEFIAQYLQLVHAAAHPEILDPSTVRCLEKASRLGLLAPEDSEVLRPAAQLYQDLSQILRLCLSGPFDPKQAGAGLLRLLARAGDVPDFATLDAYVIETQEKVRRSFLRILGQAG, encoded by the coding sequence ATGACATCCCCCGCAAGTCCATCGGCGGCCACTCTGGCCGCGGCCATCGCCGCGGGACCCTATGCATCCGACGATCCGTCCGCACGCAGCAAATTCGATGAATGGCTGTCGGGCCTCGAGGACGCGGTCGCGCTCAAGACAACTTTCGAAGCTCACCCAAAAACCGAAGCGCTGATCGCCGGCCTTGCGGCTTATTCTCCGCATCTCTGGGACCTCGCCTCCGCAGAACCGAACCGGCTGGCAGCGTTGCTGCTGGCGTCGCCGGACGCGCGCTTCCGCACATTGCTGCAGGAGACCAGAGCGGCGTTGGCGGCGACGCAGGACGAAGCGGAGGCCATGCGGCTGTTGCGCCGGATGAAATCAGAAGCCGCGCTGCTGATCGGGCTGGCCGATATCGGCGGCGTCTGGCCGATCATGCAGGTGACGCTGGCGCTGACCGAACTCGCCGACACGGCGGTCGGCGGCGCGGTGAATTTTTTGCTGGGCGATGCGGTTCGCCGCGGCAAGCTCATGCCCGCCGATCCGGCGCGGCCGGATATCGGCTCCGGCTATATCGTCCTCGCCATGGGCAAGATGGGCGCCTTCGAGCTCAATTATTCCAGCGACATCGATCTCATCGTTTTCTTCGAACCGGAGGCACCGGCGCTCGCACCTGATGCGGACGCGGCGTCGATCGCGATCCGCGTCACGCGCGGCCTTGTCAAATTGCTTTCTGAGCGCACCGCCGACGGCTATGTCTTCCGGGTCGATCTGCGGCTGCGGCCCGATCCGGCCTCAACGCAAATCGCGATCTCAACGCCGGCCGCGCTCGATTATTACGAGCATCGCGGACAGAACTGGGAACGCTCGGCGCTGATCAAGGCGCGGCCCTGCGCCGGCGACATCGCCGCGGGCGAGGCCATCCTGAAAGAACTGTCGCCTTTCGTCTGGCGCAAATACATGGATTTCGCCGCGCTCGCCGACATCCATGCGATGAAGCGGCAGATCCATGTCTATAAGGGGCACGGCGAGATCGCGGTCGCCGGCCATAATATCAAGCTTGGACGCGGCGGCATTCGTGAGATCGAGTTTTTTGTCCAGACCCAGCAACTGATCGCCGGCGGCCGTCATCCGGAATTGCGCCAGCGCCGCACCTTGGCGACGCTGGGCGTGCTCGTGGCCGGCAAATGGGTCGCCGAGACCGCGGCGCGCGATCTGGAGGCGGCCTATCTGTTCTTGCGCACGGTCGAGCATCGCCTGCAGATGGTGGCGGACGAGCAGACGCATATCCTGCCGGATGATCCGCAGGAGTTGGAGCGCTTTGCGCGATTTCTCGGCCATGCCACAGCCAAGGAATTCGCGGAGGCGTTGCTGCAGCACTTGCACAAGGTGCAGGACCATTACTCGCATCTGTTCGAGCAGGCGTTGCCGGAAGGCGCCGACCAGATCTTCGTTTTTCCGAAGGATGCGGACGATCCGGAGACGCTCGACCGGCTGGCCGCGATGGGGTTTCGCAATCCGCTGGAAATATCGGCGATCATCCGGACCTGGTTTTCCGGACAATACATGGCGCTGCGCAGCGAATTCGCGCGCACGCAGCTGAACGAACTGGTCCCTTTTCTGATCGCGCATCTGGCACGATCGGAGAACAAGGACGCGGCGCTGCTCGGTTTCGATCGCTTTCTTGTCAGCCTGCACGGCATGGGCGGCGGCCAGCTCATTTCGCTGCTGCGCCAGAATCAGGACCTCTTGTCGCTGTTGATGCTTATCCTAACCAATGCGCCGCGGCTCGCCGAGATTCTGGCGCAGCATCCGCAGGTGATGGACGCGCTGATCGATCCGGCCTTCTTCGGCGAATTGCCGGACGAGCAGAAACTGACCGATACGCTCTATCGCTCGCTCGACCAGTCGTCGTCCTACGAGGATATGCTCGACCGGCTGCGCATCTTCGGCCAGGAGCAGATGTTCCTGATCGGCGCACGCATCCTGTCCGGCACGGTGACGGCGGTGCAGGCGGGGGAGGTGTTTGCGCGGCTGGCCGACGTGATCATCGGCGCGCTGCATGTCGCGGTCGAAAACAGGTTCATTGAAACCTATGGCCGTATTGCCGGGCAGAAAACCGCCTTGCTGGCGCTCGGCAAACTCGGCGGACGCGAGATGACGGCGAGCTCGGATCTCGATTTGATCCTGCTCTATGATTTCGACGAGGCGCAGCCCGAATCGCAAGGCGGCCGGCCGCTTTATGGCGCGCAATATTTTGCCCGGCTCACCCAGCGCCTGATCAGTGCGCTGACGGCGCGCACCAACCATGGCGCACTGTATGAGGTCGACATGCGGCTGCGGCCATCGGGGCGATCCGGGCCGGTTGCGACCAAGATCGACTCCTTCAGGGATTACCAGGAGAACGAGGCCTGGACCTGGGAGCATATGGCACTGACGCGCGCGCGCGTGGTGTCGGCGACGCCGGGTTTTCGGGAAAAAGCGGAGGCAGTGATCCGCGACGTACTGAGCCGTGCGCGGGACGCGCGCACCATTGCCGATGATGCCGCGGAAATGCGCCGCGCCATCGCGCAGGAGAAGGGCGAGGGGGACCGCTGGGATCTGAAATATGCGGCCGGCGGTCTGATCGATGTCGAGTTCATCGCGCAATACCTGCAGCTCGTGCATGCCGCCGCGCATCCGGAGATTCTCGATCCGTCGACGGTGCGCTGCCTGGAAAAGGCCTCGCGGCTTGGGCTCCTGGCGCCGGAAGACTCCGAAGTGCTGCGGCCGGCGGCGCAGCTTTATCAGGACCTCAGCCAGATCCTGCGGCTGTGCCTGTCAGGTCCCTTCGATCCGAAACAGGCCGGCGCCGGGCTGCTGCGCCTTCTCGCGCGCGCGGGAGACGTGCCGGATTTCGCAACGCTCGATGCCTATGTGATCGAGACGCAGGAAAAGGTGCGGCGGAGCTTTCTGCGGATCCTGGGACAGGCGGGTTAG
- a CDS encoding Do family serine endopeptidase gives MTPNLPPKPSGLSARRVMLLGTTILSLGVAGALIAPDAARHGAFAQNVTQQAQTVQRPVGFADIVEKVKPAVISVRVKINGGAQLSSDEGGQLPRGFERFFRRFGPDMFPDLPQGPQRSPRRSGQGSGFFISADGYAVTNNHVVDKADEVEVQTDDGKTHTAKVIGADPRTDLALIKVDGDNFPYAKLADKAPRIGDWVLAVGNPFGLGGTVTAGIVSARGRDIGAGPYDDFIQIDAPVNKGNSGGPTFDTEGNVVGVNTAIFSPSGGSVGIAFAIPAATVDSVVTQLKEKGQVTRGWIGVQIQPVTKDIADSLGLKKAEGALVAEPQEGSPAEKAGIKAGDVITAVNGEKVENARDLARRIGTMSPNTSVKLTLLQKGNEKTVTLKLGELPRDPKKASQDRESPANDGARLGLQLAPASSVAGGNTEGVVVTDVDPNGPAAERGFKTGDVILEVGGKTVSTPADVRKALADARSDGKRTVLMRVKSGENSRFVALPAGRG, from the coding sequence ATGACTCCCAACTTGCCTCCGAAACCGAGCGGCCTCTCGGCACGCCGCGTGATGTTGCTGGGAACGACCATTCTCAGCCTGGGCGTTGCCGGTGCGCTGATTGCGCCCGACGCCGCCCGCCATGGCGCGTTCGCCCAGAACGTCACCCAGCAAGCGCAGACCGTGCAGCGTCCCGTCGGCTTCGCCGACATCGTTGAAAAAGTAAAACCCGCTGTGATTTCGGTTCGCGTCAAGATCAATGGCGGAGCGCAGCTTTCCTCCGACGAAGGCGGCCAGTTGCCGCGCGGCTTTGAGCGTTTCTTCCGCCGCTTCGGCCCGGACATGTTCCCGGATCTTCCGCAAGGCCCGCAGCGCAGCCCGCGCCGCTCCGGCCAGGGCTCGGGTTTCTTCATTTCGGCTGACGGCTATGCCGTGACCAACAATCACGTCGTCGACAAGGCCGACGAAGTCGAAGTGCAGACCGACGACGGCAAGACCCACACTGCAAAGGTCATCGGTGCCGATCCGCGCACCGATCTTGCGCTGATCAAGGTCGATGGCGACAACTTCCCGTATGCCAAGCTCGCCGACAAGGCGCCGCGCATCGGCGATTGGGTGCTCGCAGTCGGCAATCCGTTCGGCCTTGGCGGCACCGTCACCGCCGGCATCGTCTCGGCCCGCGGCCGCGACATCGGCGCAGGCCCCTATGACGACTTCATCCAGATCGACGCGCCGGTCAACAAGGGCAATTCCGGCGGCCCGACGTTCGACACCGAAGGCAATGTCGTCGGTGTGAACACCGCGATCTTCTCGCCTTCGGGCGGTTCGGTCGGCATCGCCTTCGCGATTCCCGCCGCGACGGTGGACTCGGTCGTGACCCAGCTCAAGGAAAAGGGCCAGGTCACACGCGGATGGATCGGCGTCCAGATCCAGCCGGTCACCAAGGACATCGCCGACAGTCTCGGTCTGAAGAAGGCTGAGGGTGCGCTGGTTGCTGAACCGCAGGAGGGCAGCCCCGCCGAGAAGGCCGGCATCAAGGCAGGCGACGTCATCACCGCCGTCAACGGTGAGAAGGTCGAGAACGCACGAGACCTCGCGCGCCGCATCGGAACGATGTCGCCGAACACCTCGGTCAAACTCACGCTCCTGCAAAAGGGCAACGAGAAGACCGTGACGCTGAAGCTCGGCGAATTGCCGCGCGACCCGAAGAAGGCCTCCCAAGATCGCGAATCCCCGGCCAATGACGGTGCGCGCCTTGGTCTGCAACTTGCGCCGGCGAGCTCCGTAGCTGGTGGAAATACCGAGGGTGTCGTCGTGACCGACGTCGATCCCAACGGTCCGGCGGCCGAGCGCGGCTTCAAGACCGGCGACGTGATCCTCGAGGTCGGCGGCAAGACCGTCTCCACGCCGGCCGATGTGCGCAAGGCACTGGCCGATGCGCGCAGCGACGGAAAACGCACCGTGCTGATGCGGGTGAAGTCCGGCGAGAACAGCCGCTTCGTCGCGCTGCCGGCCGGTCGCGGTTGA
- the ccmI gene encoding c-type cytochrome biogenesis protein CcmI, translating into MILWLILVLMTAAAIFAVLWPLSRHGGKARSGSDLAVYRDQLAEIERDLAAGLIGTQEAEAARIEVSRRLLAAADHAEPAPAAPQAAALWRRRAVSLAALILLPIGAAALYLSVGSPNLPGLPHAARVNQSPDTRSIESMVAQVEAHLERNPDDGRGWEVLAPVYMRAGRFTDAVRARSNALRLLGSTGERESNLGEAMVAAANGMVTAEAKAAFERALARDTSDVRAQYYVGLAAEQDGKPQDAARIWRDLLERAPPNAPYRPLIQDSLARVDPGAPPASAPADPSADDVAAAQQLTPEQRGEMIRGMVDRLAEKLKADGSDLDGWLRLMRAYIVLGEPDKARTALADARKAIGTDADKRKKLDEAAKGLGIEG; encoded by the coding sequence ATGATCCTCTGGCTGATCCTGGTTCTGATGACCGCCGCGGCCATTTTCGCGGTGCTTTGGCCGTTGTCGCGGCATGGCGGAAAGGCCCGTTCCGGCAGCGATCTCGCCGTGTACCGTGACCAGTTGGCGGAAATTGAGCGCGATCTGGCGGCCGGGCTGATTGGAACCCAGGAAGCCGAGGCTGCCCGGATCGAGGTTTCGCGCCGGCTCCTGGCCGCCGCCGACCACGCGGAACCGGCCCCCGCAGCGCCGCAGGCGGCCGCGCTCTGGCGCCGCCGGGCGGTGTCGCTTGCGGCGCTCATCCTTCTCCCCATCGGCGCGGCGGCGCTCTATCTCAGCGTCGGTTCTCCCAATCTTCCCGGCCTGCCGCACGCTGCACGCGTCAATCAGTCGCCGGATACGCGCTCCATCGAAAGCATGGTGGCGCAGGTCGAGGCGCATCTCGAACGCAATCCGGATGACGGCCGCGGCTGGGAAGTGCTGGCGCCGGTCTATATGCGCGCCGGCCGTTTCACCGACGCCGTGCGCGCGCGCAGCAATGCGTTGCGTCTCCTGGGCTCGACCGGCGAGCGTGAATCCAATCTCGGCGAAGCGATGGTGGCGGCGGCAAACGGCATGGTGACGGCGGAAGCGAAGGCCGCGTTCGAACGCGCGCTTGCGCGCGACACCTCCGACGTCAGGGCGCAGTATTATGTCGGGCTGGCGGCAGAGCAGGACGGCAAGCCGCAGGACGCCGCGCGCATTTGGCGCGATCTGCTGGAAAGGGCGCCGCCGAATGCGCCGTATCGTCCGCTGATTCAGGATTCGCTCGCACGCGTCGATCCGGGCGCGCCGCCTGCAAGCGCGCCGGCCGATCCGTCTGCGGACGATGTCGCCGCCGCACAGCAACTCACGCCGGAACAGCGCGGCGAGATGATCCGCGGCATGGTGGACCGCCTCGCCGAAAAGCTGAAGGCGGACGGCAGCGATCTCGATGGTTGGTTGCGGCTGATGCGCGCCTATATCGTGCTCGGTGAACCCGACAAGGCGCGCACGGCGCTGGCCGATGCGCGCAAGGCCATCGGCACGGACGCCGACAAGCGCAAGAAGCTCGATGAAGCCGCCAAAGGATTGGGGATCGAGGGTTGA
- a CDS encoding ATP-binding protein codes for MTALGKLLRTTAFKLTLVYLVIFALFAVFLLGYFAFNTRRLFNEQITQTVDLDVEGLTAQFNAAGIRRLVVIVEARSRRPGSSLYLVTTPTGEGLAGNVGSLPQGVMGRAGWTETVYRRIDESDVSDLHRALVRVQHLPGGFRLLVGRDLEERDRLFDVVLDAGKWSAAIVVILGLAGGFFVARRVLRRVDAMTATTRTIMEGDLSGRLPVAGTGDELDRLAENLNAMLDRIEALMHGLKEVSDNIAHDLKTPLTRLRNRAEEALRMHQEEAGYREALESIIDESEGLIRTFNALLMIARAESGQAREDMSDFDAGEVARGICELYEPLAEEQGLTLDADAPNPVPVTGNRELVSQALANLVDNAIKYAAPDAQKNGTATGIVVKAAAEGDRVLLSVADNGPGIPEGDRGRAVERFVRLEESRSVPGSGLGLSLAAAVARLHGGELRLHDNQPGLRAVIVVPRGGPQGAG; via the coding sequence GTGACGGCGCTCGGCAAGCTTCTCCGCACGACGGCGTTCAAGCTGACGCTGGTCTATCTGGTCATCTTCGCGCTGTTCGCGGTGTTTCTGCTCGGCTATTTCGCGTTCAACACGCGGCGGCTGTTCAACGAGCAGATCACGCAGACGGTCGATCTCGATGTCGAGGGATTGACGGCGCAATTCAACGCCGCCGGCATCAGGCGGCTGGTGGTGATCGTGGAGGCGCGATCACGCCGTCCCGGCTCCTCGCTCTATCTTGTCACGACGCCGACAGGCGAAGGCTTGGCCGGCAATGTCGGCTCGCTGCCGCAGGGCGTGATGGGGAGGGCCGGCTGGACGGAAACCGTCTATCGCCGCATCGATGAAAGCGATGTCTCCGATCTGCACCGCGCGCTGGTGCGCGTGCAGCATCTGCCCGGCGGGTTCCGCTTGCTTGTGGGGCGCGATCTGGAAGAACGCGACCGGCTTTTTGACGTGGTCCTTGATGCCGGAAAATGGTCGGCGGCGATCGTCGTCATCCTGGGACTGGCCGGCGGATTTTTCGTCGCACGGCGCGTGCTGCGCCGCGTGGACGCTATGACGGCGACGACGCGCACGATCATGGAGGGCGATCTCTCCGGACGCCTGCCGGTGGCAGGCACGGGGGACGAACTGGATCGCCTTGCAGAAAATCTGAACGCCATGCTCGACCGGATCGAGGCGCTCATGCATGGCCTCAAGGAGGTCTCCGACAACATCGCGCATGACCTGAAGACGCCGCTGACTCGCCTGCGCAACCGCGCGGAAGAAGCCTTGCGGATGCATCAGGAGGAGGCGGGATATCGCGAAGCCCTGGAATCGATCATCGACGAATCCGAAGGGCTGATCCGGACATTCAACGCCCTTCTGATGATCGCGCGCGCCGAATCCGGCCAGGCGCGCGAGGACATGAGCGATTTCGACGCCGGCGAGGTCGCGCGCGGGATTTGCGAGCTTTACGAACCGCTGGCGGAAGAACAAGGCCTCACGCTCGACGCCGACGCGCCGAACCCGGTTCCGGTGACCGGCAACCGCGAATTGGTCAGCCAGGCGCTTGCCAATCTTGTCGACAACGCGATCAAATATGCTGCGCCGGACGCGCAGAAGAATGGTACGGCTACGGGAATCGTGGTCAAAGCGGCGGCGGAAGGAGATCGGGTCTTGCTGAGCGTTGCGGACAACGGCCCGGGAATCCCGGAAGGCGATCGGGGACGCGCGGTGGAGCGCTTCGTGCGGCTGGAAGAGAGCCGGTCGGTGCCCGGCTCCGGACTGGGCCTGAGCCTTGCGGCGGCGGTGGCGCGCCTGCATGGCGGGGAACTGCGCCTGCATGACAACCAACCCGGATTGCGGGCGGTGATCGTGGTGCCGCGGGGGGGACCGCAGGGGGCGGGATGA
- a CDS encoding response regulator transcription factor, with translation MRLLIIEDDRDAADYVVRAFREVGHVADHAPDGEEGLVMALDRDYDVLIVDRMLPKRDGLSVIGALREKGVETPVLILSALGQVDDRVKGLRAGGDDYLPKPYSFAELLARVEVLARRRGGRNEETVYRVGDLELDRLSHQVRRGPEEIVLQPREFRLLEYLMKHAGQVVTRTMLLENVWDYHFDPQTNVIDVHISRLRSKIDKGFAQPLLHTVRGAGYMIRDGAR, from the coding sequence ATGCGTCTCCTGATCATCGAAGACGACCGCGATGCGGCCGATTACGTCGTTCGCGCCTTCCGGGAGGTCGGCCATGTCGCCGACCATGCCCCGGATGGCGAGGAGGGTCTCGTCATGGCGCTCGATCGCGACTATGACGTCCTTATCGTCGACCGGATGCTGCCGAAACGCGACGGCCTGTCTGTCATCGGCGCCTTGCGTGAAAAGGGCGTCGAGACGCCGGTGCTGATCCTGTCGGCGCTCGGGCAGGTGGATGATCGCGTGAAAGGCCTGCGCGCCGGCGGCGACGACTATCTGCCCAAGCCCTATTCCTTCGCCGAGCTGCTGGCGCGGGTCGAGGTGCTGGCGCGCCGCCGCGGCGGACGCAACGAGGAGACTGTGTACCGGGTCGGCGATCTCGAACTCGACCGCCTGTCGCATCAGGTCAGGCGCGGGCCTGAGGAAATCGTGCTTCAGCCGCGCGAATTCCGGCTGCTCGAATATCTCATGAAACACGCGGGGCAGGTGGTGACCCGCACCATGCTGCTGGAAAATGTGTGGGACTATCACTTCGATCCGCAGACCAACGTGATCGACGTTCACATCTCGCGGCTGCGCTCCAAGATCGACAAGGGATTTGCGCAGCCTCTGCTGCATACGGTGCGCGGTGCCGGCTACATGATCCGTGACGGCGCACGGTAA
- a CDS encoding heme lyase CcmF/NrfE family subunit yields MIAEIGHYALVLALALALIQGSVPMIGAQTRDRALMGVADISALAQFAFVAVAFASLTALYVSSDFSVLNVFENSHSAKPLLYKITGVWGNHEGSMLLWVLILSAFGAFVAIFGSNLPETLRVNVLGVQSWIAAAFYFFILFTSNPFTRLPQAPFEGRDLNPILQDIGLAVHPPLLYLGYVGFSISFSFAVAALIEGRIDAAWARWVRPWTLAAWMFLTLGIAMGSYWAYYELGWGGWWFWDPVENASLMPWIAGTALLHSAVVMEKRNALKVWTILLSILTFSLSLLGTFLVRSGVLTSVHTFASDPTRGVFILAILVFFIGGSLALYAWRAPLLKQGGIFAPISREGALVLNNLLLTTALATVFVGTLYPLALEALTGDKISVGAPFFNATFGPLIVPLLLAVPFGPLLAWKRGDLLGAAQRLMAAFAAGLVAIAATFAVVQGGPVLAPFAIGLAVYVMVGALTDLAERAQLFRVPATTSLRRLRGLPRSAFGTALAHFGLGVCLFGIAGEASYNAERILAMKPGQSVAIRDYNVAFDGLVSRQGPNYRELVAKFVVRQNGEVIGTLEPSKRSFTTRGMSTSEAALLTRGFSQIYMSLGDPAADGTISVRLYHKPLVLLIWVGCMIMVLGGALSLSDRRLRVGAPKPAKKSAMQPAE; encoded by the coding sequence ATGATCGCCGAGATCGGCCATTACGCATTGGTGCTTGCGCTCGCGCTGGCGCTGATCCAGGGCAGCGTGCCAATGATCGGCGCGCAGACGCGCGACCGCGCGCTGATGGGTGTCGCCGATATTTCGGCGCTGGCGCAATTCGCCTTTGTCGCGGTTGCCTTTGCGTCGCTAACCGCGCTTTATGTGAGTTCGGATTTCTCGGTGCTGAATGTCTTTGAGAATTCGCACTCGGCGAAGCCGCTGCTGTACAAGATCACCGGCGTCTGGGGAAATCATGAAGGCTCGATGCTGCTCTGGGTGCTGATCCTGAGCGCGTTCGGCGCCTTCGTCGCCATCTTCGGAAGCAACCTGCCGGAAACCCTGCGCGTCAATGTGCTCGGCGTGCAGTCCTGGATCGCCGCCGCGTTCTATTTCTTCATCCTGTTCACATCCAATCCGTTCACGCGGCTGCCGCAGGCGCCGTTCGAAGGCCGCGATCTCAATCCGATCCTGCAGGATATCGGTCTCGCGGTGCATCCGCCGCTGCTCTATCTCGGCTATGTCGGTTTCTCGATTTCCTTCTCGTTCGCTGTCGCCGCCCTGATCGAGGGCAGGATCGACGCCGCCTGGGCGCGCTGGGTGCGGCCCTGGACGCTCGCGGCCTGGATGTTCCTCACACTCGGCATCGCGATGGGCTCCTATTGGGCCTATTACGAACTCGGTTGGGGTGGCTGGTGGTTCTGGGATCCGGTCGAGAATGCGTCGCTGATGCCGTGGATCGCCGGTACCGCGCTGCTGCATTCGGCGGTGGTGATGGAGAAGCGAAATGCGTTGAAGGTGTGGACCATTCTCCTGTCCATCCTCACCTTCTCGCTGTCGCTGCTCGGCACATTCCTTGTGCGCTCGGGCGTGCTCACCTCGGTACACACCTTCGCCAGCGATCCGACGCGCGGCGTGTTCATCCTCGCCATTCTCGTTTTCTTCATCGGCGGCTCGCTGGCGCTTTACGCCTGGCGCGCGCCGCTCCTGAAACAGGGTGGCATCTTCGCGCCGATCTCGCGCGAGGGGGCGCTCGTTCTCAACAATCTTCTGCTGACCACGGCGCTGGCGACCGTCTTCGTCGGCACGCTCTATCCGCTGGCGCTGGAGGCGCTGACCGGCGACAAGATTTCGGTCGGCGCGCCGTTCTTCAACGCAACCTTCGGGCCGCTGATCGTTCCGCTGTTGCTGGCGGTCCCGTTCGGGCCGCTGCTGGCCTGGAAGCGCGGCGATCTCCTCGGCGCCGCGCAGCGACTGATGGCGGCCTTTGCCGCGGGACTTGTGGCGATCGCCGCGACCTTCGCGGTGGTGCAAGGCGGGCCGGTGCTCGCGCCCTTTGCGATTGGGCTGGCCGTCTACGTGATGGTGGGCGCGCTCACCGATCTCGCCGAGCGCGCGCAGCTGTTTCGCGTGCCGGCGACAACCTCGTTGCGGCGACTGCGCGGTCTGCCGCGCTCCGCCTTCGGCACCGCATTGGCGCATTTCGGGCTCGGCGTATGCCTGTTCGGAATCGCCGGCGAGGCAAGCTACAATGCCGAGCGGATCCTGGCGATGAAGCCCGGCCAGTCGGTTGCCATCCGCGACTACAACGTGGCGTTTGATGGCCTGGTGTCGCGGCAGGGACCGAATTATCGCGAGCTGGTCGCAAAATTTGTCGTGCGGCAAAACGGCGAGGTGATCGGCACGCTCGAGCCGTCCAAGCGCAGCTTCACTACGCGCGGCATGTCGACATCGGAAGCGGCGCTGCTGACGCGTGGCTTCAGCCAGATCTATATGTCACTTGGCGATCCGGCGGCGGACGGCACGATCTCCGTGCGCCTCTATCACAAGCCGCTGGTGCTGCTGATCTGGGTCGGCTGCATGATCATGGTGCTGGGCGGTGCGCTGTCGCTTTCGGATCGCCGGCTGCGTGTCGGTGCGCCGAAGCCGGCGAAGAAATCCGCGATGCAGCCGGCGGAATAA